One window of the Oncorhynchus clarkii lewisi isolate Uvic-CL-2024 chromosome 19, UVic_Ocla_1.0, whole genome shotgun sequence genome contains the following:
- the LOC139375186 gene encoding transforming acidic coiled-coil-containing protein 3 isoform X2: protein MLYPPASHCTPLGACLLRECIKKPRMSSTAVNDENRGICPGRKHSNSETSCDIFSLDQPTGRPSILRQSQAENLSNKTIGKGGKVCFQTPRRDPHTKRIESPTKSLKMASIDYCTKALESLQLTTPEEVLLQEINVPVDVPKSDVSSYPDDDMPIQSKGGYQLDFDNLDVINPFQGSGKMVLSPARHSELVEASKAVHLSEPTVVEEVSHEKMLDDFDKIETALDETLPFMPSLENSLADISADVRSTERNSSVVTMTKDPAIELSKADEDETVQSSVNLNPDQAIDISRDKETPLPPKGSYKFDFDDLDSVNPFQTGASQIQNSPVLGRKLPCNEPPEVEVDEIAPAGKEMGPAAMVRVSQPVVLAPVQPEMRAIAPLSPAPKETSQPAEDSMPQPSEAAPNAGPVKLEFNFDDGGEIKRKPLPKRFVKRPPGLKPSEKKAVPEEKKEPLSTESPVMPAVSDSDIPVPKGVYKFDTFDDPDFNPFGTNARMSDSIVCKVKSSSEAKGSNSVRVAASPDKVTEPVQKDTAPWPLAGDKISRTEPDLSATREGIDNIPSEAADLVESCEVQDPLSGQEQEPPTEPDQPSLSTLEPFELCPFEQNPQNGMSEFNEFVPGTTFMANDFDGQMDYLEQFGSSNFKESALRKQSLYLKFDPLMRESPKKSGGPTGLYNLPQPDAFASRVDNQKTGAKEEVNEVNGLKSLNPKLIDFPPPVQVVGPMTPLVQNSPMNLASTFPQPANTEDNIIEVLKYSQQDMDAAIAKIQKEVKEQEAQWKAKHDKLSWDNHAMGKIMSEFEATIAQILADKQREKEMAQAEITKVLQEKEQVSQDLNTMERSFSELFKRLDKYKEAIEGYKKNEEMLKKCAQDYLARIKKEELRYQTLKVHAEQKIGLANGEIAEVRSKIKSEVSALQAQLRREQLKAQSLENSLDQKVKETEELTNLCDELIAKVQKG from the exons ATGCTCTacccacctgcctctcattgcactccactaggagcctgcctgttacgtgaatgcattaagaagccaag GATGAGTTCTACTGCTGTGAACGATGAGAATCGTGGGATCTGCCCTGGAAGAAAGCACAGCAATTCAGAGACGAGTTGTGACATCTTTTCCTTGGATCAGCCGACTGGGAGGCCATCCATCCTTCGCCAGTCTCAGGCAGAGAACCTGTCCAACAAAACTATAGGAAAGGGAGGGAAG GTTTGTTTTCAGACTCCAAGAAGAGACCCTCACACTAAGAGAATAGAATCACCAACAAAGTCCCTCAAGATGGCAAGCATAGATTACTGTACAAAAGCCCTAGAGTCTCTGCAGCTTACAACACCAGAAGA GGTGTTGCTGCAGGAAATCAATGTGCCTGTTGATGTACCAAAATCAG ATGTGTCATCCTATCCTGATGATGACATGCCAATTCAGAGTAAAGGAGGTTATCAGCTGGATTTTGATAACCTTGATGTCATCAATCCCTTCCAAGGGTCTGGTAAAATGGTCCTCTCTCCAGCAAGGCACAGTGAACTAGTTGAAGCCTCCAAGGCTGTTCATCTGAGTGAACCTACTGTAGTTGAGGAAGTTTCTCATGAGAAGATGTTAGATGATTTTGACAAGATTGAAACGGCACTGGATGAGACCCTCCCGTTCATGCCATCACTGGAAAATTCTCTTGCTGACATCTCAGCTGATGTGCGTTCAACAGAACGGAACAGCAGTGTGGTCACCATGACGAAGGATCCGGCCATTGAGTTATCCAAAGCTGATGAGGACGAGACTGTACAGTCATCCGTTAACCTTAACCCAGATCAAGCTATCGACATCTCTAGAGATAAGGAGACTCCTCTGCCGCCCAAAGGTTCTTACAAATTCGATTTTGACGACCTTGATTCAGTCAATCCTTTCCAAACAGGAGCCTCCCAAATTCAGAATTCCCCCGTACTTGGAAGAAAGCTGCCATGCAATGAACCCCCAGAGGTGGAAGTTGACGAGATTGCCCCTGCTGGTAAGGAAATGGGACCTGCAGCCATGGTTCGGGTGTCTCAGCCAGTTGTATTGGCACCTGTCCAGCCAGAGATGAGAGCTATTGCACCATTGTCACCTGCTCCCAAGGAGACGAGCCAGCCCGCTGAAGACTCCATGCCTCAGCCGAGTGAAGCCGCTCCCAATGCCGGGCCAGTGAAACTTGAGTTCAATTTCGATGACGGCGGGGAGATCAAACGTAAGCCTCTTCCCAAGCGGTTTGTCAAAAGGCCTCCTGGTCTTAAGCCTTCAGAGAAAAAGGCTGTACCTGAAGAAAAGAAAGAACCTCTATCTACGGAATCTCCAGTGATGCCAGCGGTCAGTGATTCTGATATTCCTGTTCCAAAAGGCGTGTACAAGTTTGACACGTTTGATGACCCAGACTTCAATCCATTTGGTACAAATGCAAGAATGAGTGACTCTATAGTCTGTAAGGTGAAATCCAGTTCAGAGGCCAAGGGATCAAACTCAGTCAGGGTGGCTGCCTCCCCTGATAAAGTGACGGAGCCTGTTCAGAAAGACACCGCACCATGGCCACT TGCTGGAGACAAAATCTCAAGGACTGAACCTGATCTTTCTGCCACAAGAGAAGGAATT GACAACATTCCATCTGAAGCTGCTGATCTTGTGGAATCTTGTGAAGTTCAGGATCCTTTGTCTGGCCAAGAGCAGGAACCTCCAACTGAACCTGACCAACCTTCACTGAGCACCCTAGAACCCTTTGAACTCTGCCCATTTGAGCAGAACCCACAAAATGGCATGTCAGAATTTAATGAGTTTGTTCCTGGAACCACAT TCATGGCGAATGACTTTGATGGACAGATGGACTACCTGGAGCAGTTTGGGTCCAGCAAT TTCAAGGAGTCAGCACTGAGGAAACAATCTCTGTACCTCAAATTTGACCCCCTCATGAGAGAAAGCCCCAAGAAGTCTGGAGGCCCCACAGGACTCTACAACCTCCCTCAACCGGATGCCTTTGCTTCACG TGTGGATAACCAGAAGACTGGTGCTAAGGAGGAAGTGAATGAGGTGAATGGACTGAAATCTCTCAACCCCAAACTTATTGATTTCCCACCACCT GTTCAGGTTGTTGGTCCTATGACTCCTCTTGTGCAAAATTCCCCTATGAATCTAGCCTCAACTTTCCCCCAACCAGCCAACACTGAGGATAACATCATAGAGGTGCTTAAATACAGTCAGCAAGATATGGATGCTGCCATTGCCAAGATCCAGAAAGAA GTAAAGGAACAGGAAGCTCAATGGAAGGCAAAGCATGACAAGCTGTCTTGGGATAATCATGCAATGGG GAAAATCATGTCTGAATTTGAAGCCACAATTGCTCAGATATTGG CTGATAAAcaaagggagaaggagatggcCCAGGCTGAGATCACTAAAGTCTTGCAGGAGAAGGAGCAGGTATCACAGGACCTGAACACCATGGAGAGGTCCTTCTCTGAGCTCTTCAAGAGACTGGACAAGTACAAAGAGGCCATCGAGGGTTACAAAAAG AATGAAGAGATGCTGAAGAAATGTGCTCAAGATTACCTGGCTAGGATCAAGAAGGAGGAGCTGCGCTACCAGACCCTGAAAGTCCATGCAGAGCAGAAAATTGGCCT GGCGAATGGAGAGATTGCAGAGGTTCGCTCCAAAATAAAGTCAGAGGTCTCTGCACTTCAGGCCCAGCTGCGCAGAGAGCAGCTAAAGGCCCAGTCACTGGAGAATAGCCTTGACCAGAAA GTAAAAGAGACTGAAGAACTCACCAATCTTTGCGATGAGCTAATCGCTAAAGTCCAGAAGGGCTGA
- the LOC139375186 gene encoding transforming acidic coiled-coil-containing protein 3 isoform X1: MLYPPASHCTPLGACLLRECIKKPRMSSTAVNDENRGICPGRKHSNSETSCDIFSLDQPTGRPSILRQSQAENLSNKTIGKGGKVCFQTPRRDPHTKRIESPTKSLKMASIDYCTKALESLQLTTPEEVLLQEINVPVDVPKSDVSSYPDDDMPIQSKGGYQLDFDNLDVINPFQGSGKMVLSPARHSELVEASKAVHLSEPTVVEEVSHEKMLDDFDKIETALDETLPFMPSLENSLADISADVRSTERNSSVVTMTKDPAIELSKADEDETVQSSVNLNPDQAIDISRDKETPLPPKGSYKFDFDDLDSVNPFQTGASQIQNSPVLGRKLPCNEPPEVEVDEIAPAGKEMGPAAMVRVSQPVVLAPVQPEMRAIAPLSPAPKETSQPAEDSMPQPSEAAPNAGPVKLEFNFDDGGEIKRKPLPKRFVKRPPGLKPSEKKAVPEEKKEPLSTESPVMPAVSDSDIPVPKGVYKFDTFDDPDFNPFGTNARMSDSIVCKVKSSSEAKGSNSVRVAASPDKVTEPVQKDTAPWPLLPSAGDKISRTEPDLSATREGIDNIPSEAADLVESCEVQDPLSGQEQEPPTEPDQPSLSTLEPFELCPFEQNPQNGMSEFNEFVPGTTFMANDFDGQMDYLEQFGSSNFKESALRKQSLYLKFDPLMRESPKKSGGPTGLYNLPQPDAFASRVDNQKTGAKEEVNEVNGLKSLNPKLIDFPPPVQVVGPMTPLVQNSPMNLASTFPQPANTEDNIIEVLKYSQQDMDAAIAKIQKEVKEQEAQWKAKHDKLSWDNHAMGKIMSEFEATIAQILADKQREKEMAQAEITKVLQEKEQVSQDLNTMERSFSELFKRLDKYKEAIEGYKKNEEMLKKCAQDYLARIKKEELRYQTLKVHAEQKIGLANGEIAEVRSKIKSEVSALQAQLRREQLKAQSLENSLDQKVKETEELTNLCDELIAKVQKG; the protein is encoded by the exons ATGCTCTacccacctgcctctcattgcactccactaggagcctgcctgttacgtgaatgcattaagaagccaag GATGAGTTCTACTGCTGTGAACGATGAGAATCGTGGGATCTGCCCTGGAAGAAAGCACAGCAATTCAGAGACGAGTTGTGACATCTTTTCCTTGGATCAGCCGACTGGGAGGCCATCCATCCTTCGCCAGTCTCAGGCAGAGAACCTGTCCAACAAAACTATAGGAAAGGGAGGGAAG GTTTGTTTTCAGACTCCAAGAAGAGACCCTCACACTAAGAGAATAGAATCACCAACAAAGTCCCTCAAGATGGCAAGCATAGATTACTGTACAAAAGCCCTAGAGTCTCTGCAGCTTACAACACCAGAAGA GGTGTTGCTGCAGGAAATCAATGTGCCTGTTGATGTACCAAAATCAG ATGTGTCATCCTATCCTGATGATGACATGCCAATTCAGAGTAAAGGAGGTTATCAGCTGGATTTTGATAACCTTGATGTCATCAATCCCTTCCAAGGGTCTGGTAAAATGGTCCTCTCTCCAGCAAGGCACAGTGAACTAGTTGAAGCCTCCAAGGCTGTTCATCTGAGTGAACCTACTGTAGTTGAGGAAGTTTCTCATGAGAAGATGTTAGATGATTTTGACAAGATTGAAACGGCACTGGATGAGACCCTCCCGTTCATGCCATCACTGGAAAATTCTCTTGCTGACATCTCAGCTGATGTGCGTTCAACAGAACGGAACAGCAGTGTGGTCACCATGACGAAGGATCCGGCCATTGAGTTATCCAAAGCTGATGAGGACGAGACTGTACAGTCATCCGTTAACCTTAACCCAGATCAAGCTATCGACATCTCTAGAGATAAGGAGACTCCTCTGCCGCCCAAAGGTTCTTACAAATTCGATTTTGACGACCTTGATTCAGTCAATCCTTTCCAAACAGGAGCCTCCCAAATTCAGAATTCCCCCGTACTTGGAAGAAAGCTGCCATGCAATGAACCCCCAGAGGTGGAAGTTGACGAGATTGCCCCTGCTGGTAAGGAAATGGGACCTGCAGCCATGGTTCGGGTGTCTCAGCCAGTTGTATTGGCACCTGTCCAGCCAGAGATGAGAGCTATTGCACCATTGTCACCTGCTCCCAAGGAGACGAGCCAGCCCGCTGAAGACTCCATGCCTCAGCCGAGTGAAGCCGCTCCCAATGCCGGGCCAGTGAAACTTGAGTTCAATTTCGATGACGGCGGGGAGATCAAACGTAAGCCTCTTCCCAAGCGGTTTGTCAAAAGGCCTCCTGGTCTTAAGCCTTCAGAGAAAAAGGCTGTACCTGAAGAAAAGAAAGAACCTCTATCTACGGAATCTCCAGTGATGCCAGCGGTCAGTGATTCTGATATTCCTGTTCCAAAAGGCGTGTACAAGTTTGACACGTTTGATGACCCAGACTTCAATCCATTTGGTACAAATGCAAGAATGAGTGACTCTATAGTCTGTAAGGTGAAATCCAGTTCAGAGGCCAAGGGATCAAACTCAGTCAGGGTGGCTGCCTCCCCTGATAAAGTGACGGAGCCTGTTCAGAAAGACACCGCACCATGGCCACT TCTTCCTAGTGCTGGAGACAAAATCTCAAGGACTGAACCTGATCTTTCTGCCACAAGAGAAGGAATT GACAACATTCCATCTGAAGCTGCTGATCTTGTGGAATCTTGTGAAGTTCAGGATCCTTTGTCTGGCCAAGAGCAGGAACCTCCAACTGAACCTGACCAACCTTCACTGAGCACCCTAGAACCCTTTGAACTCTGCCCATTTGAGCAGAACCCACAAAATGGCATGTCAGAATTTAATGAGTTTGTTCCTGGAACCACAT TCATGGCGAATGACTTTGATGGACAGATGGACTACCTGGAGCAGTTTGGGTCCAGCAAT TTCAAGGAGTCAGCACTGAGGAAACAATCTCTGTACCTCAAATTTGACCCCCTCATGAGAGAAAGCCCCAAGAAGTCTGGAGGCCCCACAGGACTCTACAACCTCCCTCAACCGGATGCCTTTGCTTCACG TGTGGATAACCAGAAGACTGGTGCTAAGGAGGAAGTGAATGAGGTGAATGGACTGAAATCTCTCAACCCCAAACTTATTGATTTCCCACCACCT GTTCAGGTTGTTGGTCCTATGACTCCTCTTGTGCAAAATTCCCCTATGAATCTAGCCTCAACTTTCCCCCAACCAGCCAACACTGAGGATAACATCATAGAGGTGCTTAAATACAGTCAGCAAGATATGGATGCTGCCATTGCCAAGATCCAGAAAGAA GTAAAGGAACAGGAAGCTCAATGGAAGGCAAAGCATGACAAGCTGTCTTGGGATAATCATGCAATGGG GAAAATCATGTCTGAATTTGAAGCCACAATTGCTCAGATATTGG CTGATAAAcaaagggagaaggagatggcCCAGGCTGAGATCACTAAAGTCTTGCAGGAGAAGGAGCAGGTATCACAGGACCTGAACACCATGGAGAGGTCCTTCTCTGAGCTCTTCAAGAGACTGGACAAGTACAAAGAGGCCATCGAGGGTTACAAAAAG AATGAAGAGATGCTGAAGAAATGTGCTCAAGATTACCTGGCTAGGATCAAGAAGGAGGAGCTGCGCTACCAGACCCTGAAAGTCCATGCAGAGCAGAAAATTGGCCT GGCGAATGGAGAGATTGCAGAGGTTCGCTCCAAAATAAAGTCAGAGGTCTCTGCACTTCAGGCCCAGCTGCGCAGAGAGCAGCTAAAGGCCCAGTCACTGGAGAATAGCCTTGACCAGAAA GTAAAAGAGACTGAAGAACTCACCAATCTTTGCGATGAGCTAATCGCTAAAGTCCAGAAGGGCTGA
- the LOC139375186 gene encoding transforming acidic coiled-coil-containing protein 3 isoform X4, giving the protein MSSTAVNDENRGICPGRKHSNSETSCDIFSLDQPTGRPSILRQSQAENLSNKTIGKGGKVCFQTPRRDPHTKRIESPTKSLKMASIDYCTKALESLQLTTPEEVLLQEINVPVDVPKSDVSSYPDDDMPIQSKGGYQLDFDNLDVINPFQGSGKMVLSPARHSELVEASKAVHLSEPTVVEEVSHEKMLDDFDKIETALDETLPFMPSLENSLADISADVRSTERNSSVVTMTKDPAIELSKADEDETVQSSVNLNPDQAIDISRDKETPLPPKGSYKFDFDDLDSVNPFQTGASQIQNSPVLGRKLPCNEPPEVEVDEIAPAGKEMGPAAMVRVSQPVVLAPVQPEMRAIAPLSPAPKETSQPAEDSMPQPSEAAPNAGPVKLEFNFDDGGEIKRKPLPKRFVKRPPGLKPSEKKAVPEEKKEPLSTESPVMPAVSDSDIPVPKGVYKFDTFDDPDFNPFGTNARMSDSIVCKVKSSSEAKGSNSVRVAASPDKVTEPVQKDTAPWPLAGDKISRTEPDLSATREGIDNIPSEAADLVESCEVQDPLSGQEQEPPTEPDQPSLSTLEPFELCPFEQNPQNGMSEFNEFVPGTTFMANDFDGQMDYLEQFGSSNFKESALRKQSLYLKFDPLMRESPKKSGGPTGLYNLPQPDAFASRVDNQKTGAKEEVNEVNGLKSLNPKLIDFPPPVQVVGPMTPLVQNSPMNLASTFPQPANTEDNIIEVLKYSQQDMDAAIAKIQKEVKEQEAQWKAKHDKLSWDNHAMGKIMSEFEATIAQILADKQREKEMAQAEITKVLQEKEQVSQDLNTMERSFSELFKRLDKYKEAIEGYKKNEEMLKKCAQDYLARIKKEELRYQTLKVHAEQKIGLANGEIAEVRSKIKSEVSALQAQLRREQLKAQSLENSLDQKVKETEELTNLCDELIAKVQKG; this is encoded by the exons ATGAGTTCTACTGCTGTGAACGATGAGAATCGTGGGATCTGCCCTGGAAGAAAGCACAGCAATTCAGAGACGAGTTGTGACATCTTTTCCTTGGATCAGCCGACTGGGAGGCCATCCATCCTTCGCCAGTCTCAGGCAGAGAACCTGTCCAACAAAACTATAGGAAAGGGAGGGAAG GTTTGTTTTCAGACTCCAAGAAGAGACCCTCACACTAAGAGAATAGAATCACCAACAAAGTCCCTCAAGATGGCAAGCATAGATTACTGTACAAAAGCCCTAGAGTCTCTGCAGCTTACAACACCAGAAGA GGTGTTGCTGCAGGAAATCAATGTGCCTGTTGATGTACCAAAATCAG ATGTGTCATCCTATCCTGATGATGACATGCCAATTCAGAGTAAAGGAGGTTATCAGCTGGATTTTGATAACCTTGATGTCATCAATCCCTTCCAAGGGTCTGGTAAAATGGTCCTCTCTCCAGCAAGGCACAGTGAACTAGTTGAAGCCTCCAAGGCTGTTCATCTGAGTGAACCTACTGTAGTTGAGGAAGTTTCTCATGAGAAGATGTTAGATGATTTTGACAAGATTGAAACGGCACTGGATGAGACCCTCCCGTTCATGCCATCACTGGAAAATTCTCTTGCTGACATCTCAGCTGATGTGCGTTCAACAGAACGGAACAGCAGTGTGGTCACCATGACGAAGGATCCGGCCATTGAGTTATCCAAAGCTGATGAGGACGAGACTGTACAGTCATCCGTTAACCTTAACCCAGATCAAGCTATCGACATCTCTAGAGATAAGGAGACTCCTCTGCCGCCCAAAGGTTCTTACAAATTCGATTTTGACGACCTTGATTCAGTCAATCCTTTCCAAACAGGAGCCTCCCAAATTCAGAATTCCCCCGTACTTGGAAGAAAGCTGCCATGCAATGAACCCCCAGAGGTGGAAGTTGACGAGATTGCCCCTGCTGGTAAGGAAATGGGACCTGCAGCCATGGTTCGGGTGTCTCAGCCAGTTGTATTGGCACCTGTCCAGCCAGAGATGAGAGCTATTGCACCATTGTCACCTGCTCCCAAGGAGACGAGCCAGCCCGCTGAAGACTCCATGCCTCAGCCGAGTGAAGCCGCTCCCAATGCCGGGCCAGTGAAACTTGAGTTCAATTTCGATGACGGCGGGGAGATCAAACGTAAGCCTCTTCCCAAGCGGTTTGTCAAAAGGCCTCCTGGTCTTAAGCCTTCAGAGAAAAAGGCTGTACCTGAAGAAAAGAAAGAACCTCTATCTACGGAATCTCCAGTGATGCCAGCGGTCAGTGATTCTGATATTCCTGTTCCAAAAGGCGTGTACAAGTTTGACACGTTTGATGACCCAGACTTCAATCCATTTGGTACAAATGCAAGAATGAGTGACTCTATAGTCTGTAAGGTGAAATCCAGTTCAGAGGCCAAGGGATCAAACTCAGTCAGGGTGGCTGCCTCCCCTGATAAAGTGACGGAGCCTGTTCAGAAAGACACCGCACCATGGCCACT TGCTGGAGACAAAATCTCAAGGACTGAACCTGATCTTTCTGCCACAAGAGAAGGAATT GACAACATTCCATCTGAAGCTGCTGATCTTGTGGAATCTTGTGAAGTTCAGGATCCTTTGTCTGGCCAAGAGCAGGAACCTCCAACTGAACCTGACCAACCTTCACTGAGCACCCTAGAACCCTTTGAACTCTGCCCATTTGAGCAGAACCCACAAAATGGCATGTCAGAATTTAATGAGTTTGTTCCTGGAACCACAT TCATGGCGAATGACTTTGATGGACAGATGGACTACCTGGAGCAGTTTGGGTCCAGCAAT TTCAAGGAGTCAGCACTGAGGAAACAATCTCTGTACCTCAAATTTGACCCCCTCATGAGAGAAAGCCCCAAGAAGTCTGGAGGCCCCACAGGACTCTACAACCTCCCTCAACCGGATGCCTTTGCTTCACG TGTGGATAACCAGAAGACTGGTGCTAAGGAGGAAGTGAATGAGGTGAATGGACTGAAATCTCTCAACCCCAAACTTATTGATTTCCCACCACCT GTTCAGGTTGTTGGTCCTATGACTCCTCTTGTGCAAAATTCCCCTATGAATCTAGCCTCAACTTTCCCCCAACCAGCCAACACTGAGGATAACATCATAGAGGTGCTTAAATACAGTCAGCAAGATATGGATGCTGCCATTGCCAAGATCCAGAAAGAA GTAAAGGAACAGGAAGCTCAATGGAAGGCAAAGCATGACAAGCTGTCTTGGGATAATCATGCAATGGG GAAAATCATGTCTGAATTTGAAGCCACAATTGCTCAGATATTGG CTGATAAAcaaagggagaaggagatggcCCAGGCTGAGATCACTAAAGTCTTGCAGGAGAAGGAGCAGGTATCACAGGACCTGAACACCATGGAGAGGTCCTTCTCTGAGCTCTTCAAGAGACTGGACAAGTACAAAGAGGCCATCGAGGGTTACAAAAAG AATGAAGAGATGCTGAAGAAATGTGCTCAAGATTACCTGGCTAGGATCAAGAAGGAGGAGCTGCGCTACCAGACCCTGAAAGTCCATGCAGAGCAGAAAATTGGCCT GGCGAATGGAGAGATTGCAGAGGTTCGCTCCAAAATAAAGTCAGAGGTCTCTGCACTTCAGGCCCAGCTGCGCAGAGAGCAGCTAAAGGCCCAGTCACTGGAGAATAGCCTTGACCAGAAA GTAAAAGAGACTGAAGAACTCACCAATCTTTGCGATGAGCTAATCGCTAAAGTCCAGAAGGGCTGA